Proteins encoded by one window of Kribbella italica:
- a CDS encoding GtrA family protein has translation MKIFSTLYRQVEHLVHEVAKFGLVGLLGMVVDLPIYNWLVFDNPLVVFGTHGDGMLHDRPVTAKFISVTVATVATYLGNRHWTWRHRERTGLHREYVLFFVLNGIGLLISAGCLGFSRYVLDLHNALADNISANVIGLGLGTLFRFWSYRKWVFREEIELDEAEHKAKAPDSPAALDAENTGDLPVVR, from the coding sequence TTGAAGATCTTCTCCACGCTGTACCGCCAGGTCGAGCACTTGGTGCACGAAGTGGCCAAGTTCGGGCTGGTCGGTCTGCTCGGCATGGTCGTCGACCTGCCGATCTACAACTGGCTGGTGTTCGACAACCCGCTGGTCGTGTTCGGGACGCACGGCGACGGCATGCTGCACGACCGGCCGGTGACGGCGAAGTTCATCTCGGTCACGGTCGCCACCGTCGCGACGTACCTGGGCAACCGGCACTGGACCTGGCGGCACCGCGAGCGCACCGGGCTGCACCGCGAGTACGTGCTGTTCTTCGTGCTGAACGGCATCGGCCTGCTGATCTCGGCCGGCTGCCTCGGCTTCTCCCGGTACGTGCTGGACCTGCACAACGCGCTGGCCGACAACATCTCGGCGAACGTGATCGGCCTCGGGCTGGGCACGCTGTTCCGCTTCTGGTCCTACCGCAAGTGGGTCTTCCGCGAGGAGATCGAGCTGGACGAGGCCGAGCACAAGGCCAAGGCCCCGGACTCCCCCGCCGCCCTGGACGCCGAGAACACCGGCGACCTCCCCGTGGTGCGCTGA
- a CDS encoding 5-(carboxyamino)imidazole ribonucleotide synthase, translating into MKFERKDLPVGTPVVGMVGGGQLARMTQESAVALGIQLRVLAEGPAVSAAQAVADAPVGDYRDPATVTAFAAEADVVTFDHEHVPTELLRALEAAGVAVRPGPDALVHAQDKAVMRQRLDTIDAPSPAHQVVATPAEVADFAKRVGGFPIILKTTRGGYDGKGVWVVDGPEDAAVAQAFGSGVPILAEEKVDFVRELSAIVARSPHGQAVAYPVVESVQKDGICVEVTAPAPGLDPDQAAQAQQTALRIAGELGVVGILAVEMFEARDGRLLVNELAMRPHNTGHWSIEGAVTSQFENHLRAVLDLPLGSPAARAPYTVMVNVLGGDVEDMHLGLLHCMARDPGLKVHFYGKSVKPGRKVGHVTAYGDDLDAVRERARHAAAYLTGTIDE; encoded by the coding sequence GTGAAGTTCGAGCGTAAGGATCTCCCGGTCGGGACCCCCGTGGTGGGCATGGTCGGCGGCGGTCAGCTGGCCAGGATGACGCAGGAGTCGGCGGTCGCGCTGGGGATCCAGCTGCGGGTGCTGGCCGAGGGCCCGGCCGTGTCGGCGGCGCAGGCGGTGGCCGACGCGCCGGTCGGCGACTACCGCGACCCGGCGACGGTCACGGCGTTCGCCGCGGAGGCGGACGTCGTCACTTTCGACCACGAGCACGTGCCGACCGAGCTGCTCCGCGCACTGGAGGCCGCCGGCGTCGCCGTACGGCCCGGTCCGGACGCGCTCGTGCACGCACAGGACAAGGCGGTGATGCGGCAGCGCCTGGACACCATCGACGCGCCCTCGCCGGCCCACCAGGTGGTCGCGACGCCGGCCGAGGTCGCCGACTTCGCCAAGCGCGTCGGCGGGTTCCCGATCATCCTCAAGACCACCCGCGGCGGGTACGACGGCAAGGGCGTGTGGGTCGTCGACGGTCCCGAGGACGCCGCGGTCGCGCAGGCGTTCGGGTCCGGCGTACCGATCCTGGCCGAGGAGAAGGTCGACTTCGTCCGCGAGCTGTCCGCGATCGTCGCCCGCAGCCCGCACGGCCAGGCCGTCGCCTACCCGGTCGTCGAGTCGGTCCAGAAGGACGGCATCTGCGTCGAGGTGACCGCGCCGGCTCCCGGACTCGACCCGGACCAGGCCGCGCAGGCGCAGCAGACCGCGCTGCGGATCGCCGGTGAGCTGGGCGTGGTCGGCATCCTCGCGGTCGAGATGTTCGAGGCGCGCGACGGCCGGCTGCTGGTCAACGAGCTCGCGATGCGCCCGCACAACACCGGCCACTGGTCGATCGAGGGCGCGGTCACGAGCCAGTTCGAGAACCACCTGCGCGCCGTCCTGGACCTGCCGCTGGGGTCGCCGGCCGCGCGGGCGCCGTACACGGTGATGGTGAACGTGCTCGGCGGGGACGTCGAGGACATGCACCTGGGACTGCTGCACTGCATGGCGCGCGATCCGGGGCTGAAGGTGCACTTCTACGGCAAGTCCGTGAAGCCGGGCCGCAAGGTCGGGCACGTCACGGCGTACGGCGACGACCTGGACGCGGTGCGCGAACGCGCGCGGCACGCCGCGGCGTACCTGACCGGCACGATCGACGAGTGA
- the purE gene encoding 5-(carboxyamino)imidazole ribonucleotide mutase, with amino-acid sequence MTVGIVMGSDSDWPVMKAAAEVCAEFGVTFEADVISAHRMPVEMIEYGRQAHGRGLKVLIAGAGGAAHLPGMLAAVTPLPVIGVPVPLKYLDGMDSLLSIVQMPAGVPVATVSIGNARNAGLLAVRILAAHDPGLLQKMTDFQDSLAELAKAKGSAVREGAEELR; translated from the coding sequence ATGACCGTGGGCATCGTGATGGGGTCGGACTCCGACTGGCCGGTGATGAAGGCCGCGGCGGAGGTGTGCGCGGAGTTCGGCGTGACCTTCGAGGCGGACGTGATCTCCGCGCACCGGATGCCGGTGGAGATGATCGAGTACGGACGGCAGGCGCACGGCCGCGGGCTCAAGGTGCTGATCGCCGGCGCCGGTGGCGCGGCGCACCTGCCCGGCATGCTCGCGGCGGTCACGCCGCTGCCGGTGATCGGCGTACCAGTGCCGCTGAAGTACCTGGACGGGATGGACTCGCTGCTGTCGATCGTGCAGATGCCGGCCGGTGTCCCGGTGGCGACGGTCTCGATCGGCAACGCCCGCAACGCGGGACTGCTGGCGGTCCGGATCCTGGCCGCGCACGACCCCGGGCTCCTGCAGAAGATGACCGACTTCCAGGACTCGCTGGCGGAGCTGGCCAAGGCCAAGGGCAGCGCGGTGCGTGAGGGCGCGGAAGAGCTGCGTTAA
- a CDS encoding MFS transporter: MTPPAEPDTERIPIRYWIWLLGAAVSLLGDIAMSFAIGWSASHYGGQVAGLVLLFAAAPRAALLLIGGAIGDRFGAPRVLLVSCTAMFALTAALVPVTIAIDEPVTLLLVTALLVGVIDAFFLPSSRSMPRLLVPAAQIPRAMASFQVTGMVFAVLGAAVGGALVGWAGLTAAAGFDALTFAVMIVVLLVMGRAIAPPPAPTTGMFRSIAEGVKVAFGRPLTRTLLITMTLAAGLLMPMDALLLPLLARDHGWDAGRASLLIAVRSLGVGAIALRILMRGSFQRPGLVAGLGLLLASIGFVGLAVFDPLPLAMAAAIISGIGVGTFTGHLLPLLMTSVEKAYQSRLQSVVVLCQSLALVVMNPVLGFFADLDAVGITGVCLGIGVLTALIGFFALSRPVMRNATVA; the protein is encoded by the coding sequence GTGACTCCGCCCGCAGAACCGGATACTGAGCGCATCCCGATCCGCTACTGGATCTGGCTGCTCGGCGCGGCTGTGTCCTTGCTCGGGGACATCGCGATGAGTTTCGCCATCGGATGGTCGGCCAGTCACTACGGTGGGCAGGTCGCCGGCCTGGTGCTCCTGTTCGCCGCGGCGCCCCGCGCGGCGCTGCTGCTGATCGGCGGCGCGATCGGTGATCGCTTCGGTGCCCCGCGCGTCCTGCTGGTGAGTTGTACGGCGATGTTCGCGCTCACGGCGGCGCTGGTCCCGGTGACGATCGCCATCGACGAGCCGGTCACCTTGCTGCTCGTCACCGCCTTGCTGGTCGGCGTGATCGACGCGTTCTTCCTTCCGTCGTCGCGTTCCATGCCGCGGCTGCTGGTCCCCGCGGCTCAGATTCCGCGGGCGATGGCCAGCTTCCAGGTCACCGGCATGGTCTTCGCCGTACTCGGTGCGGCCGTCGGTGGCGCCTTGGTCGGCTGGGCGGGACTGACCGCGGCGGCCGGTTTCGACGCCCTGACCTTCGCGGTGATGATCGTGGTGCTCCTGGTCATGGGCCGGGCGATCGCGCCGCCCCCCGCGCCGACCACGGGCATGTTCCGCTCCATCGCCGAAGGCGTGAAGGTGGCCTTCGGACGTCCGTTGACGCGGACCCTGCTGATCACCATGACCCTGGCCGCGGGCTTGCTGATGCCCATGGACGCGTTGCTGCTGCCGCTGCTGGCCCGGGACCACGGCTGGGACGCGGGCCGTGCCTCGCTGCTGATCGCGGTCCGGAGCCTCGGCGTCGGCGCGATCGCCCTGCGCATCCTGATGCGCGGCTCGTTCCAGCGACCTGGCCTGGTGGCCGGGCTGGGGCTGCTGCTGGCGTCGATCGGGTTCGTCGGCCTCGCCGTCTTCGATCCGCTGCCCCTGGCGATGGCCGCGGCGATCATCAGCGGTATCGGGGTCGGTACCTTCACCGGCCACCTGCTGCCGCTGCTGATGACCTCGGTCGAGAAGGCGTACCAATCCCGGCTGCAGTCGGTCGTGGTGCTGTGCCAGAGCCTGGCGCTGGTGGTGATGAACCCGGTGCTCGGCTTCTTCGCCGACCTGGACGCGGTCGGCATCACGGGAGTCTGTCTGGGTATCGGTGTCCTGACCGCCCTGATCGGCTTCTTCGCTCTCTCCCGCCCGGTCATGCGTAACGCGACCGTCGCCTGA
- a CDS encoding UDP-glucose dehydrogenase family protein — MTEGTPTGSLRIAVIGTNYLGANTAAGMAEFGFDVIGVEIDEHRLKLLNDGKAPLYEPGLDPLLKKHVDSGRLRFTKDYREIADWADVHFICVGTPQTEGSDAADLAQVNSVVDMLAPLLTRPTLVVGRSTVPVGTSKLVEQRFHAESPAGAGVEIAWQPEFLREAHGVDDTLHPDRLVFGVQTPEAEATLRQVFATPLAEGTPVVVCNLPTAELVKGGANAFLATKISFINALSEMADATGADVTQLADALGFDKRIGRGMLNAGPGYGGGCLPKDLRAFMARAGELGVEEVITFLREVDDINYRRRARIVDVTHELLGAAWVGRNVTVLGAAFKAGTDDVRDSPALDIAGRIQLHGATVTVYDPEAMENARRVRPTLRYAGSALEACENAHLVLHLTEWPEFRALDPVTLKDVVDTPVILDARLLLDSAQWRAAGWTYRAPGKP, encoded by the coding sequence ATGACTGAAGGCACGCCCACCGGCTCGCTGCGGATCGCGGTGATCGGGACCAACTACCTCGGCGCGAACACCGCCGCGGGTATGGCCGAGTTCGGCTTCGACGTGATCGGCGTCGAGATCGACGAGCACCGGCTGAAGCTGCTCAACGACGGCAAGGCCCCGCTGTACGAGCCGGGGCTGGACCCGCTGCTGAAGAAGCACGTCGACTCCGGGCGGCTGCGGTTCACCAAGGACTACCGCGAGATCGCCGACTGGGCCGACGTCCACTTCATCTGCGTCGGGACCCCGCAGACCGAGGGCAGCGACGCCGCCGACCTCGCGCAGGTCAACTCGGTCGTCGACATGCTCGCGCCGCTGCTGACCCGGCCGACGCTCGTCGTCGGGCGCTCGACCGTCCCGGTCGGTACGTCGAAGCTGGTCGAGCAGCGGTTCCACGCCGAGTCCCCGGCCGGGGCCGGCGTCGAGATCGCCTGGCAGCCGGAGTTCCTGCGGGAGGCGCACGGCGTCGACGACACGCTGCACCCGGACCGCCTGGTGTTCGGCGTACAGACTCCTGAGGCCGAGGCGACGCTGCGGCAGGTGTTCGCGACGCCGCTCGCCGAGGGAACGCCGGTCGTGGTCTGCAACCTGCCGACCGCCGAGCTGGTCAAGGGCGGCGCGAACGCCTTCCTGGCCACGAAGATCTCGTTCATCAACGCGCTGTCGGAGATGGCCGACGCGACCGGCGCCGACGTGACGCAACTGGCCGACGCACTCGGCTTCGACAAGCGGATCGGCCGCGGCATGCTGAACGCCGGCCCCGGGTACGGCGGCGGCTGCCTGCCCAAGGACCTGCGCGCCTTCATGGCCCGGGCCGGTGAGCTCGGGGTCGAGGAGGTCATCACGTTCCTCCGCGAGGTCGACGACATCAACTACCGGCGCCGGGCGCGGATCGTCGACGTCACCCACGAACTGCTCGGCGCCGCCTGGGTCGGCCGCAACGTGACCGTGCTCGGCGCCGCCTTCAAGGCCGGCACCGACGACGTCCGGGACTCGCCCGCACTCGACATCGCCGGCCGGATCCAGCTGCACGGCGCGACCGTCACCGTGTACGACCCGGAGGCGATGGAGAACGCACGCCGCGTCCGCCCGACCCTGCGGTACGCCGGCTCGGCCCTCGAGGCGTGCGAGAACGCGCACCTGGTGCTGCACCTGACCGAGTGGCCGGAGTTCCGCGCGCTCGACCCGGTCACGCTGAAGGACGTCGTGGACACGCCCGTGATCCTCGACGCGAGGCTGCTGCTCGACTCGGCCCAGTGGCGCGCGGCGGGCTGGACCTACCGGGCCCCGGGCAAGCCCTGA
- a CDS encoding acyl-CoA dehydrogenase family protein, which produces MSNSFDLYALSEEHDAIRAAVRDVCDAKVAPHAGDVDELAEFPKASYDALKASDFHAPHIPEAYGGAGADALATVIVIEEVARACASTSLIPAVNKLGTLPLLLSASEEVKQRYLPPVASGDAMFSYCLSEPEAGSDAVSMKTRAVADGDDFVLNGVKRWITNAGVSDYYTVFAVTDPDARSKGISAFVVEKADEGVSFGAPEKKLGIKGSPTREVYFDNVRIPASRMIGDPGTGFGTAMATLDHTRVTIAAQALGIAQGALDYALGYVKERKQFGKAIAEFQGLQFMLADMGMKLEAARQLTYAAAARSERGDADLTYFGAAAKCFASDVAMAVTTDAVQLLGGYGYTHDYPVERMMRDAKITQIYEGTNQVQRIVMARQLLKGLG; this is translated from the coding sequence GTGAGTAACTCATTCGACCTGTACGCGCTGTCCGAGGAGCACGACGCGATCCGGGCGGCGGTCCGCGACGTCTGCGACGCCAAGGTGGCCCCGCACGCCGGGGACGTCGACGAGCTCGCCGAGTTCCCGAAGGCGTCGTACGACGCGCTCAAGGCCTCGGACTTCCACGCCCCGCACATCCCGGAGGCCTACGGCGGCGCCGGCGCGGACGCGCTGGCCACGGTGATCGTGATCGAGGAGGTGGCCCGCGCCTGCGCGTCCACCTCGCTGATCCCCGCGGTGAACAAGCTCGGCACGCTGCCGCTGCTGCTGTCGGCGTCCGAAGAGGTCAAGCAGCGCTACCTGCCGCCGGTCGCGTCCGGCGACGCGATGTTCTCGTACTGCCTGTCCGAGCCGGAAGCCGGTTCGGACGCGGTGTCGATGAAGACCCGCGCGGTCGCCGACGGCGACGACTTCGTGCTGAACGGCGTGAAGCGCTGGATCACCAACGCCGGCGTCAGCGACTACTACACGGTCTTCGCGGTGACCGATCCCGACGCCCGCTCGAAGGGCATCTCCGCCTTCGTGGTCGAGAAGGCCGACGAGGGCGTGTCCTTCGGCGCCCCGGAGAAGAAGCTCGGCATCAAGGGGTCGCCGACCCGCGAGGTGTACTTCGACAACGTCCGGATCCCGGCGTCGCGGATGATCGGCGACCCGGGCACCGGCTTCGGCACGGCGATGGCGACGCTCGACCACACCCGCGTCACGATCGCCGCCCAGGCGCTCGGCATCGCGCAGGGTGCGCTCGACTACGCGCTCGGGTACGTCAAGGAGCGCAAGCAGTTCGGCAAGGCGATCGCGGAGTTCCAGGGCCTGCAGTTCATGCTCGCCGACATGGGCATGAAGCTCGAGGCCGCCCGCCAGCTCACGTACGCCGCGGCCGCCCGCTCCGAACGGGGAGACGCGGATCTCACCTACTTCGGCGCCGCCGCCAAGTGCTTCGCCTCCGACGTCGCGATGGCCGTCACCACCGACGCCGTCCAGCTCCTCGGCGGCTACGGCTACACCCACGACTACCCGGTCGAACGCATGATGCGCGACGCCAAGATCACCCAGATCTACGAAGGCACCAACCAGGTCCAGCGCATCGTGATGGCCCGGCAGCTGCTGAAGGGCCTGGGCTGA